From one Humulus lupulus chromosome 8, drHumLupu1.1, whole genome shotgun sequence genomic stretch:
- the LOC133794627 gene encoding protein LURP-one-related 11-like: MNPLFNMANKVHPGEPSSSSSVSYFSSNQETFTIWMKSLILNGKGCTVFDSNGRIVFRVDNYNCKSRDVFLMDCKGEILFAILKKKKFRLLRFWEGHRSKNTDQLNPKGPGFQVSKRFGISRGHSACEVVEVGVNKNQCLCYNIERCTRSSPWKIADKFGRPIAEIKRKQLTSGVLLGDDVLTMVVEPFIDHSLIMGLFVVYSLINCRM, translated from the exons ATGAATCCTCTGTTCAATATGGCTAATAAAGTTCATCCTGGAGAACCAAGTTCCTCTTCTTCTGTTAGCTACTTCTCTTCCAACCAAGAGACTTTCACCATATGGATGAAGTCTCTTATTCTGAATGGAAAAGGATGCACCGTCTTCGATTCCAATGGCCGAATTGTGTTTCGAGTTGACAACTACAACTGCAAATCTAGAGACGTTTTTCTTATGGATTGCAAGGGTGAAATCCTCTTTGCCATACTCAAAAAG aAAAAATTCAGACTGTTGAGGTTTTGGGAGGGGCATAGATCCAAGAACACAGATCAGTTGAACCCAAAAGGACCAGGTTTTCAAGTATCGAAAAGGTTTGGGATTTCAAGAGGTCACTCGGCATGTGAGGTGGTTGAGGTTGGAGTAAACAAAAACCAGTGTTTGTGTTACAACATAGAAAGATGCACTAGGAGTTCACCGTGGAAGATAGCTGACAAGTTTGGAAGACCAATAGCAGAG ATAAAGAGGAAGCAATTAACAAGTGGAGTGCTTTTAGGCGACGACGTTTTGACAATGGTGGTGGAGCCCTTTATAGATCACTCTCTCATAATGGGGCTTTTTGTTGTGTATAGTCTCATCAACTGTCGAATGTGA